In Flavobacterium sp. CBA20B-1, one DNA window encodes the following:
- the ychF gene encoding redox-regulated ATPase YchF, with protein MKAGIVGLPNVGKSTLFNCLSNAKAQSANFPFCTIEPNIGVVNVPDPRINKLEELVKPERVQMATVDIVDIAGLVKGASKGEGLGNQFLGNIRECNAIIHVLRCFDNDNIVHVDGSVDPIRDKETIDIELQLKDLETVEKRLEKTKKAAKTGNKDAQAETALLERIREALLQAKSARTIVPQNQDEEALLNDFQLITSKPVLYVCNVNEEAAVKGNQYVDKVKELVKDENAEVIVLSVGAEADITELESYEERQIFLEDMGLTEPGSAVLIRAAYKLLNLQTYFTAGVKEVRAWTIKVGDTAPKAAGVIHTDFEKGFIRAEVIAYDDYVAYGSEAKVKEAGKLRVEGKEYIVKDGDVMHFRFNV; from the coding sequence ATGAAAGCAGGTATTGTAGGATTACCAAATGTGGGAAAATCAACATTGTTCAACTGTTTGTCTAATGCAAAAGCGCAAAGTGCAAACTTTCCCTTTTGTACCATTGAACCCAATATTGGGGTGGTAAATGTACCCGATCCTCGAATTAATAAATTAGAAGAATTGGTAAAACCAGAACGCGTGCAAATGGCAACTGTAGATATTGTTGATATTGCCGGATTGGTGAAAGGCGCAAGTAAAGGCGAAGGTTTAGGAAACCAATTCTTAGGAAATATCCGAGAGTGTAATGCGATTATTCATGTGTTGCGTTGTTTTGATAATGATAATATAGTGCATGTTGATGGCAGTGTAGATCCCATTCGCGACAAAGAAACCATAGATATTGAATTGCAACTGAAAGATTTAGAAACAGTTGAAAAACGTTTAGAAAAAACTAAAAAAGCTGCGAAAACAGGTAATAAAGATGCGCAAGCAGAAACAGCTTTGTTAGAACGTATTCGCGAAGCGCTGCTACAAGCAAAATCGGCTAGAACAATTGTTCCGCAAAATCAAGATGAAGAAGCTTTATTGAATGATTTTCAATTAATAACTTCTAAACCTGTGCTTTATGTGTGCAATGTAAACGAAGAAGCAGCTGTAAAAGGCAATCAATATGTTGACAAGGTAAAAGAGTTGGTAAAAGATGAAAATGCAGAAGTAATTGTTTTATCAGTTGGTGCCGAGGCAGATATTACAGAATTAGAAAGCTATGAAGAGCGTCAGATTTTCTTAGAAGACATGGGGTTAACAGAACCAGGTTCAGCAGTATTGATTCGTGCAGCTTACAAATTATTGAATTTGCAAACCTATTTTACCGCAGGTGTGAAAGAAGTGCGTGCATGGACTATTAAAGTTGGTGATACCGCTCCAAAGGCAGCAGGTGTTATTCATACCGATTTTGAAAAAGGATTTATTCGTGCCGAAGTAATTGCTTATGATGATTATGTTGCTTACGGTTCAGAAGCAAAAGTAAAAGAAGCCGGAAAACTACGTGTTGAAGGTAAAGAATATATCGTGAAAGACGGCGATGTGATGCATTTCCGTTTTAATGTATAA
- the ccoS gene encoding cbb3-type cytochrome oxidase assembly protein CcoS yields the protein MGVIYILICISIFVAAVFLTLFIKSVKSGQFDDQYTPSVRMLFDDELKSKKENKSQKQSN from the coding sequence ATGGGCGTAATTTACATTTTAATATGCATCAGCATATTTGTTGCAGCCGTTTTTCTGACCCTCTTCATTAAATCAGTTAAAAGCGGACAATTCGATGATCAATACACACCATCTGTAAGGATGTTGTTTGACGATGAATTAAAATCAAAAAAAGAAAATAAATCACAAAAACAATCAAATTAA
- a CDS encoding cbb3-type cytochrome oxidase subunit 3, whose amino-acid sequence MLKFIKHNMDTISGIEIYPIIALLIFFLFFVGLIVWVFTYKKHTLNELSNLPLQNTGNNESSINTNTKL is encoded by the coding sequence ATGTTAAAGTTTATAAAACACAATATGGATACCATTTCGGGCATCGAAATTTATCCCATTATAGCGCTACTTATTTTCTTTCTATTTTTTGTAGGATTAATCGTATGGGTGTTCACTTACAAAAAACATACACTCAACGAATTAAGTAACTTGCCTTTGCAAAACACGGGCAATAACGAAAGTTCAATTAATACAAACACCAAATTATGA
- a CDS encoding cbb3-type cytochrome c oxidase N-terminal domain-containing protein produces MKRFFPVYVRIPVVFFTCYGILEYFIDSGDKPMIMAYPSVLALLGLILLVIIALEIVANASNNIIEQLMTPEERAQKEALDNLPFSELPFVKKLMKKLTKSRAIEEEKEIEMDHDYDGIKELDNDLPPWWVYLFYVTIIFGVIYLGKYHLFGGDNQIQELEKDLAMAQKEIEEYKKTAPDLLTADQVVLLTDPADLAAGKVIFDSNCVACHRADGGGGIGPNLTDEYWILGGDVKEIFTTIMEGGRDGKGMVAWKQQIKPSDIQKVSSYILSLQGTNPADAKAPEGDKVAVASAASQTNGSVTNDTLANTNNQAPSAP; encoded by the coding sequence ATGAAACGTTTTTTTCCTGTATATGTTCGTATTCCAGTAGTATTTTTTACCTGCTATGGCATTCTGGAATACTTTATAGATTCGGGTGATAAGCCAATGATTATGGCTTATCCGTCGGTCTTAGCACTTTTAGGTTTGATTTTGTTGGTTATAATTGCTTTAGAAATTGTTGCAAATGCTTCAAACAATATCATAGAGCAACTAATGACACCCGAAGAACGTGCTCAAAAAGAAGCATTAGACAATTTACCTTTTTCGGAATTGCCGTTTGTGAAAAAGCTCATGAAAAAGCTTACCAAATCGCGTGCTATTGAAGAAGAAAAAGAAATTGAAATGGATCATGACTATGATGGTATCAAAGAATTAGACAACGATTTGCCACCGTGGTGGGTGTATTTATTCTATGTTACCATTATTTTCGGAGTGATTTATTTAGGAAAATACCACCTGTTTGGCGGCGATAACCAAATACAAGAATTAGAAAAAGACTTGGCAATGGCGCAGAAAGAAATCGAAGAGTACAAAAAAACAGCTCCCGATTTGTTAACAGCCGATCAAGTTGTGTTGTTAACCGACCCAGCCGATTTAGCCGCCGGAAAAGTTATTTTCGATTCCAACTGTGTGGCATGTCACCGTGCCGATGGTGGTGGTGGAATTGGTCCCAACCTTACCGATGAGTATTGGATTTTAGGTGGTGATGTGAAAGAAATCTTTACTACCATTATGGAAGGTGGTCGTGATGGCAAAGGAATGGTGGCTTGGAAACAACAAATAAAACCATCAGATATTCAAAAAGTGTCAAGTTATATTTTGTCATTGCAAGGAACAAATCCTGCCGATGCCAAAGCACCCGAAGGTGATAAGGTTGCAGTTGCAAGTGCCGCATCCCAAACAAACGGAAGCGTAACAAACGACACCTTAGCAAACACAAATAATCAAGCACCTAGTGCACCATAA
- a CDS encoding DUF2200 domain-containing protein: MKSTAERVYKMTFASVYPHYIAKAEKKGKTKAEVDAIIFWLTGYDETALQKVLDSKVNFEDFFNNAPELHANAAKITGVICGYRIEDIEDPIIKQVRYLDKLIDELAKGRAMDKILRK, encoded by the coding sequence ATGAAAAGTACTGCTGAACGCGTTTATAAAATGACTTTTGCATCGGTATATCCACATTATATTGCAAAAGCTGAAAAGAAAGGAAAAACAAAGGCTGAAGTTGATGCAATTATCTTTTGGCTTACTGGTTATGACGAAACCGCGCTTCAGAAGGTGCTAGATAGCAAGGTGAATTTTGAAGATTTTTTCAACAATGCACCCGAACTTCATGCAAATGCAGCGAAAATAACGGGTGTGATTTGTGGCTATCGTATTGAAGATATTGAAGACCCTATCATAAAACAAGTTCGGTATTTAGACAAACTGATTGATGAGTTGGCAAAAGGCAGAGCTATGGATAAAATCTTGAGAAAATAA
- the ccoN gene encoding cytochrome-c oxidase, cbb3-type subunit I has protein sequence MEVQQFYYDNKIVKKFLYAAILFGVVGMLVGLLLAVMFIFPNITDNIPWLSFGRIRPLHTNAVIFAFVGNTIFGGVYYSLQRLLKTRMYSDVLSNINFWCWQLIIVAAAITLPLGYTSSKEYAELEWPIDIAIAIVWVVFGINMIMTILNRRERHLYVAIWFYLATFVTVAVLHIFNNLEMPVNMLKSYSVYAGVQDALVQWWYGHNAVAFFLTTPFLGLMYYYLPKIANRPVYSYRLSIIHFWSLIFLYIWAGPHHLLYTALPEWAQNLGVVFSVMLIAPSWGGMINGLLTLRGAWDKVRTEPVLKFFVVAITGYGMATFEGPMLSLKNVNAIAHFTDWIIAHVHVGALAWNGFMAFAIIYWLLPRIAKTQLYSKKLANFHFWIGTLGIILYTIPLYVAGFQQHMMWKQFNPDGTLKYGNFLETVTAIMPMYAMRAIGGTLYVIGILVLVYNVYKTMTAAAKVEDELAEAPALARIAPNRIKGERFHAWLERKPIQLTILATVAILIGGIIQIVPTLVVDSNIQTISSVKPYTPLELEGRDLYIREGCVSCHSQMVRPFRSEVERYGEYSKSGEFVYDYPFLWGSKRTGPDLHRLGGKYNDNWHFNHMWDPQSTSPGSIMPGYKWLFDNEAMDLSEVETKMRVLQKLGVPYTEEEIANAKKTVQIQAQKIEESLKSDPDFVKSYEASKKAAEANGEKFVPMSEREITALIAYLQRLGTDIKVKEQK, from the coding sequence ATGGAAGTACAACAATTTTATTATGACAACAAAATTGTTAAAAAATTCCTCTACGCTGCCATTCTTTTCGGAGTTGTAGGTATGCTGGTAGGTTTGCTTTTGGCAGTTATGTTTATCTTTCCGAATATTACCGATAATATTCCTTGGTTAAGTTTTGGTAGAATACGTCCGTTGCATACCAATGCTGTAATTTTTGCCTTTGTAGGAAACACCATTTTTGGTGGAGTGTATTATTCGTTGCAACGATTACTCAAAACCCGGATGTATAGTGATGTTTTAAGTAATATCAACTTTTGGTGTTGGCAATTAATTATTGTAGCAGCGGCAATTACGTTGCCATTGGGATATACTTCTTCTAAAGAATATGCCGAGCTTGAATGGCCAATTGATATTGCAATAGCAATCGTGTGGGTGGTTTTTGGTATCAATATGATTATGACCATTTTAAACCGAAGAGAGCGCCATTTATATGTAGCTATTTGGTTCTATTTGGCAACTTTTGTTACCGTGGCCGTGTTGCATATTTTTAATAATCTAGAGATGCCTGTGAATATGTTAAAATCATATTCGGTATACGCTGGTGTGCAAGATGCGCTGGTGCAATGGTGGTATGGGCACAACGCAGTGGCGTTTTTCTTAACCACTCCTTTTTTAGGATTGATGTATTACTACTTGCCTAAAATTGCCAACCGCCCGGTATATTCGTACCGACTATCGATTATTCACTTTTGGTCGCTCATTTTCTTATATATTTGGGCAGGTCCTCACCATTTGCTATATACTGCTTTGCCAGAATGGGCACAAAATTTAGGTGTAGTGTTTTCTGTAATGCTTATTGCGCCGTCATGGGGTGGTATGATCAACGGTTTGCTAACACTTCGTGGTGCTTGGGATAAGGTGCGAACAGAGCCTGTTTTAAAATTCTTTGTTGTGGCAATTACAGGTTATGGTATGGCTACTTTTGAAGGGCCTATGCTTTCTCTTAAAAACGTAAATGCTATTGCCCATTTCACCGATTGGATTATTGCCCACGTACACGTTGGGGCATTGGCTTGGAACGGATTTATGGCTTTTGCAATCATTTATTGGTTGTTGCCAAGAATTGCCAAAACACAATTATACTCTAAAAAATTGGCGAATTTTCATTTTTGGATTGGCACACTAGGTATCATTCTTTATACTATTCCGCTGTATGTAGCAGGTTTTCAACAACACATGATGTGGAAACAATTCAACCCAGACGGCACCTTAAAATATGGTAACTTTTTAGAAACCGTTACCGCAATTATGCCTATGTATGCAATGCGCGCAATTGGAGGAACTTTATATGTTATTGGTATTTTGGTATTGGTGTATAATGTTTACAAAACAATGACTGCTGCTGCAAAAGTAGAAGATGAATTGGCCGAAGCACCTGCATTGGCTCGCATTGCTCCAAATCGTATAAAAGGGGAACGCTTCCATGCTTGGTTAGAACGCAAACCTATACAGTTAACCATTTTGGCTACTGTGGCGATATTGATAGGTGGAATTATTCAAATTGTACCCACATTGGTGGTAGATTCTAACATTCAAACCATATCAAGCGTAAAACCATATACTCCATTAGAATTAGAAGGTCGTGATTTATACATACGCGAAGGCTGTGTGAGCTGTCACTCGCAAATGGTTCGCCCGTTTAGAAGTGAGGTGGAACGTTATGGCGAATACTCAAAATCTGGAGAATTTGTGTACGATTATCCGTTCTTATGGGGATCAAAACGTACCGGACCCGATTTACATCGTTTAGGCGGAAAATACAATGATAACTGGCATTTTAACCACATGTGGGATCCGCAAAGTACCTCACCGGGATCAATCATGCCGGGCTACAAATGGTTGTTTGATAACGAAGCAATGGATCTTTCTGAAGTAGAAACCAAAATGCGTGTGCTGCAAAAGTTAGGAGTGCCTTATACCGAAGAGGAAATTGCAAACGCTAAAAAAACTGTTCAAATTCAAGCACAAAAAATAGAAGAAAGTTTAAAGAGCGATCCTGATTTTGTAAAATCGTACGAAGCAAGTAAAAAAGCTGCCGAAGCAAACGGAGAAAAATTTGTTCCGATGAGCGAAAGAGAAATCACCGCATTAATAGCTTATTTACAACGTTTGGGAACCGATATTAAGGTAAAAGAACAAAAATAA
- a CDS encoding YihY/virulence factor BrkB family protein: MMIKDKFKGIFNLLKVSVNEFLEDNCIKFSASLSYFTIFSIPPLAILIITSAGYFFGEEAVRGEFFSQIESLVGAKAAFQIQEAIKNIKLSTNLNVTAIVGAVTLLFSASGIFAEIQSSINEIWELKPKPKKGIIRFVVNRLLSFSMIGALGFVLLVSLIANSVIDYMYDQLSSLFNSDTVFLASAINTTFVAVIITIIFGFIFKTLPDGKLGWKETFVGSAFTAVLFMVGKWAIGLYLGNSAQLDLYGAAGSVLVILVWVYYSAIILYFGAVFTKNYSEIYGKPIQPNKYSVRIIYKEEEVLFAKTDDEINKKLESFQK, encoded by the coding sequence ATGATGATAAAAGATAAATTTAAAGGAATATTTAATCTACTAAAAGTTTCTGTAAACGAATTTTTAGAAGATAATTGTATCAAATTTAGTGCTTCGCTTTCCTATTTCACCATTTTTTCAATCCCTCCTTTAGCGATATTAATCATCACTTCGGCTGGATATTTCTTTGGTGAAGAAGCTGTTCGTGGAGAGTTTTTCAGTCAAATCGAAAGTTTAGTGGGTGCCAAAGCAGCCTTTCAAATTCAAGAAGCCATAAAAAACATCAAACTATCTACCAATTTGAATGTTACGGCAATAGTAGGAGCCGTTACTTTGTTGTTTTCGGCGTCGGGTATTTTTGCTGAAATTCAAAGTTCCATCAATGAAATTTGGGAACTAAAACCTAAACCCAAAAAGGGAATTATACGGTTTGTTGTGAACCGACTGCTGTCTTTTTCAATGATTGGTGCCTTAGGATTTGTGCTATTGGTGAGTTTAATTGCCAATTCGGTAATCGATTATATGTATGATCAATTAAGCAGTTTGTTTAATAGCGACACGGTTTTTCTGGCATCAGCCATTAATACCACTTTCGTAGCAGTTATCATCACCATAATTTTTGGATTTATATTTAAAACATTGCCCGATGGCAAATTAGGCTGGAAAGAAACATTTGTAGGTTCTGCATTTACCGCCGTTTTATTTATGGTTGGAAAGTGGGCAATAGGTCTATATTTAGGAAATTCCGCACAATTGGATTTATACGGAGCAGCAGGCTCGGTTTTAGTGATATTAGTTTGGGTATATTATTCAGCAATTATCTTATATTTTGGAGCTGTTTTCACTAAAAATTACTCAGAGATTTATGGCAAACCCATTCAGCCCAATAAATATTCTGTTCGAATCATTTATAAAGAAGAGGAAGTATTGTTTGCAAAAACCGATGATGAAATCAATAAAAAATTAGAATCGTTTCAAAAATAA
- a CDS encoding TIGR02117 family protein, with amino-acid sequence MKTLKKIVAYLLLIIGFFVIYLALATAVSYIPVNKDQSQYKDQNLSVFIVTNGVHTDIVVPYFNEVYDWRSYLDPSLTPGKRTSAQWVGFGWGDKGFYLQTPEWEDLKASVAFKAAFWLSESAMHVTYHDQMIADQDCIEIKLNKEQYKQLCAFILNRFDQENDKLQLIATDQNYGQNDVFYEAKGRYNLFYTCNTWANNALKSAGLKASFFTLWDTGIFYQYKQ; translated from the coding sequence TTGAAAACACTAAAAAAAATTGTGGCATATTTACTGTTGATTATTGGTTTTTTTGTGATTTATCTGGCATTGGCTACTGCCGTATCTTACATTCCTGTAAATAAAGACCAATCGCAGTACAAAGATCAAAACCTGTCGGTTTTTATTGTAACAAATGGCGTACACACTGATATAGTTGTGCCTTATTTCAATGAAGTGTACGATTGGCGCAGCTACTTGGATCCTTCACTAACACCTGGCAAAAGAACATCTGCGCAATGGGTGGGTTTTGGATGGGGCGATAAAGGTTTTTATCTGCAAACCCCCGAATGGGAAGATTTAAAAGCATCGGTAGCCTTTAAAGCGGCCTTTTGGTTGAGTGAATCGGCAATGCATGTAACCTATCACGATCAAATGATTGCTGACCAAGATTGTATCGAAATTAAATTAAACAAAGAACAATACAAGCAATTGTGCGCATTTATTTTAAACCGATTTGATCAGGAGAACGACAAATTGCAGCTTATTGCAACCGATCAAAACTATGGGCAAAACGATGTTTTTTATGAAGCAAAAGGCAGATACAATTTGTTCTATACCTGCAACACTTGGGCAAACAACGCTTTAAAGTCGGCAGGTTTAAAAGCTTCTTTCTTCACCCTTTGGGACACGGGTATTTTTTATCAATACAAGCAATAA